One genomic segment of Caldimonas brevitalea includes these proteins:
- a CDS encoding ClpXP protease specificity-enhancing factor, translating into MSNLQSTGGGTGNSTRPYLIRALHDWCTDNGYTPYLAVFVDRSVQVPMEYVKNNEIVLNVSFDATSGLKLGNEYIEFRARFGGVPRDIVVPVDHVIAIYARENGQGMAFQMPGDPTTAGAEASDDEADPEAEAAARGEMAPSLKLAPPTSASAERVPPSPSPQGEDASTEPPTPPAGGRPSLKRVK; encoded by the coding sequence ATGAGCAATCTGCAATCGACCGGTGGTGGCACAGGCAATTCGACCCGGCCCTACCTGATCCGTGCCTTGCACGACTGGTGCACCGACAACGGCTACACGCCTTACTTGGCGGTGTTCGTGGACCGGTCGGTTCAGGTGCCCATGGAGTACGTCAAGAACAACGAGATCGTGCTCAACGTCAGCTTCGACGCCACCAGTGGCCTGAAGCTGGGCAATGAGTACATCGAGTTCCGTGCCCGTTTCGGCGGTGTGCCGCGCGACATCGTCGTGCCGGTCGACCATGTGATCGCCATCTATGCCCGCGAGAACGGGCAGGGCATGGCGTTCCAGATGCCGGGCGACCCGACGACTGCCGGCGCCGAGGCGAGCGACGACGAGGCTGACCCGGAGGCCGAAGCCGCCGCTCGCGGCGAGATGGCCCCAAGCCTGAAGCTGGCACCGCCGACGTCGGCTTCGGCCGAGCGCGTGCCGCCGTCTCCGTCGCCGCAAGGTGAAGATGCGTCCACCGAGCCGCCGACACCGCCGGCCGGGGGCCGCCCTTCGCTCAAGCGCGTCAAGTAA
- a CDS encoding glutathione S-transferase N-terminal domain-containing protein, with product MMVLYSGTTCPYSHRCRFVLFEKGMDFEIRDVDLFAKPEDIALMNPYNEVPILVERDLILYESNIINEYIDERFPHPQLMPGDPVARARVRLFLLNFEKELFTHVNVLESRGMKPNDKQLEKARAQIRDRLTQLAPIFLKNKYMLGEDFSMLDVAIAPLLWRLDYYGIELSKNAAPLLKYAERIFSRPAYIEALTPSEKVMRK from the coding sequence ATGATGGTGCTTTACTCCGGGACCACCTGTCCGTATTCCCACCGTTGCCGCTTCGTGCTGTTCGAAAAGGGCATGGACTTCGAGATCCGGGACGTGGACCTGTTCGCCAAGCCCGAAGACATCGCCTTGATGAACCCGTACAACGAGGTGCCCATCCTGGTGGAGCGCGACCTGATCCTGTACGAGTCGAACATCATCAACGAGTACATCGACGAGCGCTTCCCGCACCCCCAGCTGATGCCGGGCGACCCGGTCGCGCGGGCTCGCGTGCGCCTGTTCTTGTTGAACTTCGAAAAGGAATTGTTCACGCATGTGAACGTACTCGAGTCGCGCGGCATGAAGCCCAACGACAAACAGCTCGAAAAGGCGCGCGCCCAGATCCGCGACCGCCTGACCCAGCTCGCGCCGATCTTCCTCAAGAATAAATACATGCTCGGCGAGGATTTCTCCATGCTGGACGTGGCGATCGCGCCGCTGCTGTGGCGTCTCGACTACTATGGCATCGAGCTGTCCAAGAACGCCGCGCCGTTGCTGAAGTACGCCGAGCGGATCTTCTCGCGGCCCGCCTACATCGAGGCCCTGACGCCGTCCGAAAAGGTGATGCGCAAGTAA